A DNA window from Choristoneura fumiferana chromosome 2, NRCan_CFum_1, whole genome shotgun sequence contains the following coding sequences:
- the LOC141444064 gene encoding ets DNA-binding protein pokkuri-like — protein MKVVSLQLPSGPSMERLPLPFSPTELLWRYPLPWAPPPPSPLGDAKAQLPAGLPPEPRLWTREDVSVFLKWCEREFDLPNFDMDLFQMNGKALCLLTKTDLGERCPGAGDVLHNVLQMLVRDAALLGRMPSSPVTPTARAAPYPPSPHSHPPTPTWAVDGFHHFHSAAAAAAQPNSVTLSPAPSVDSSGSPQRGETMGYAPSYAPSTPAVVQTTSSGSNHSDSDEEAQFTPQPRSPKDIPMTNSVSQNHQTQQHSHYRTQHREFFPSDMPESNTNGRLLWDFLQQLLNDPTQRYTNYIAWKNRETGVFKIVDPAGLAKLWGIQKNHLSMNYDKMSRALRYYYRVNILRKVQGERHCYQFLRNPIELKNIKNISLLRQQMSPTRVAPQPVVKTEMKEERCDEDAVDEDMPTDLSMAASEPWRKRARSDPVSAPTPHEKHRISALIGENMLMKREPDYTPEHYALNLKSEKCEQ, from the exons ATGAAAGTGGTTAGTTTACAACTGCCTTCCGGGCCAAGTATGGAGCGGCTTCCGCTACCATTTAGCCCAACTGAACTTCTATGGCGGTACCCGCTACCCTGGGCACCACCACCGCCGTCACCTCTTGGGGACGCAAAGGCACAGCTTCCCGCTGGCCTGCCTCCAGAACCCCGTCTTTGGACCAGAGAAGATGTCTCCGTTTTCTTGAAGTGGTGCGAAAGAGAATTCGATTTACCGAACTTCGACATGGACCTCTTTCAAATGAACG GAAAAGCTCTATGCCTCTTGACCAAAACGGATTTAGGCGAGCGATGCCCGGGCGCTGGTGACGTATTACACAACGTTTTACAAATGTTGGTGCGTGATGCTGCGCTCCTAGGGAGAATGCCATCCTCACCTGTGACACCGACGGCACGAGCTGCACCCTACCCGCCGTCTCCCCATTCGCATCCGCCAACCCCTACATGGGCCGTCGACGGATTCCACCACTTCCATAGCGCGGCAGCAGCTGCAGCGCAACCTAATTCTGTAACATTGAGCCCAGCACCATCCGTCGATAGTTCGGGTAGTCCCCAGAGAGGTGAAACAATGGGTTACGCACCGTCGTACGCACCCTCGACGCCTGCCGTGGTGCAGACTACCAGCTCCGGCAGCAATCATTCAGACTCCGATGAAGAGGCTCAATTCACACCACAGCCACGTTCACCTAAAGATATTCCGATGACGAATTCTGTTTCGCAAAATCATCAAACACAACAGCACTCTCACTACCGAACTCAACATAGAGAATTCTTCCCCAGTGACATGCCAGAATCTAATACGA atgGAAGACTATTGTGGGATTTCCTTCAACAACTACTTAATGATCCAACACAGCGATACACAAATTACATCGCGTGGAAGAACCGAGAGACAGGTGTATTCAAAATCGTTGACCCCGCAGGTCTAGCGAAGCTTTGGGGTATTCAGAAGAACCATCTTTCAATGAACTATGACAAGATGTCGCGTGCTTTGAGATACTACTACCGTGTGAATATTTTACGGAAAGTGCAGGGCGAACGACACTGTTACCA ATTTTTAAGAAACCCCATTGAActaaaaaacatcaaaaacatCTCGCTGTTGCGGCAACAAATGAGCCCAACGCGCGTGGCTCCACAGCCTGTTGTCAAGACagagatgaaggaagagcgGTGTGATGAAGACGCCGTGGATGAGGATATGCCAACTGACTTGAGCATGGCTGCGTCAGAGCCCTGGCGCAAACGGGCGCGCTCGGATCCCGTCTCCGCGCCCACCCCTCACGAAAAACATCGTATCAGTGCCCTAATCGGAGAGAATATGCTGATGAAACGAGAACCTGATTACACCCCTGAACATTATGCCTTAAACCTTAAAAGTGAAAAATGTGAACAATGA